A genomic window from Deinococcus malanensis includes:
- a CDS encoding IS3 family transposase, translating to LNSAEYVFRCPMSHLVVVILGVLNSVYAQLVQPQSALEAQGARSSMGKKGDCFDNAVVESFFSTLKRELLLDRVFQTRQEGRLQVFEYLEVFYNRQRQHSTLGYKTPVEFEQVMEHKAA from the coding sequence TTTGAACTCGGCTGAATACGTCTTTCGTTGTCCCATGTCGCACCTCGTTGTCGTTATTCTCGGAGTTCTTAACTCCGTCTACGCACAACTGGTGCAACCCCAGAGCGCACTGGAAGCCCAGGGAGCACGGTCGAGTATGGGTAAGAAGGGAGATTGCTTTGATAACGCTGTTGTAGAGAGCTTCTTTTCCACTTTGAAGCGCGAACTGCTTCTGGACCGCGTCTTCCAGACGCGCCAGGAGGGCCGATTACAGGTGTTCGAGTATCTGGAAGTGTTTTACAACCGGCAACGGCAGCATTCGACGCTGGGCTACAAGACCCCAGTAGAATTTGAGCAGGTCATGGAGCATAAGGCGGCGTAA
- a CDS encoding SGNH/GDSL hydrolase family protein yields MKRLSLGVLLGLFTLSACGSPVSTPDVHLQAKAITMGVVGNLMPLGDSITDGYNVSGGYRTRLYNALISRDSSTNFVGSLRNGPTNLSDKDHEGNVGYTIDQLRSRLEQTYQDPDWAKPSFPGLTAYAPKNILLMIGTNDCAQNLDLANAPQRLSALIDVLLTHYPNTTLHVASIPPSKWAPLTEKIKTYNSALPGVVSSWASRGYKVKFVDVFSVLSISDLADDVHPNKRGYDKISDAWYRSLDTSR; encoded by the coding sequence ATGAAGCGCCTCTCCCTCGGTGTCTTGTTAGGCCTATTTACTCTCTCCGCTTGCGGAAGCCCCGTGTCTACTCCGGATGTGCACCTGCAGGCAAAAGCCATAACAATGGGGGTGGTGGGCAATCTTATGCCCCTCGGTGATTCGATCACCGACGGGTATAACGTTTCCGGCGGATACAGAACTCGGCTTTACAACGCCTTGATCTCCCGCGATTCTTCGACCAACTTCGTCGGGTCGCTGAGGAACGGACCCACCAACCTGAGTGACAAAGATCATGAAGGCAATGTGGGTTACACCATTGATCAGCTTCGGAGCCGACTGGAACAGACCTACCAAGACCCCGACTGGGCCAAGCCTAGCTTTCCTGGCCTCACTGCCTACGCCCCGAAAAATATCTTGTTAATGATAGGGACCAACGACTGTGCCCAGAATCTTGACCTAGCAAATGCCCCTCAGCGTCTTTCGGCCCTCATTGACGTCTTACTGACCCATTACCCTAACACCACGTTGCACGTGGCTTCTATTCCGCCTTCCAAATGGGCGCCCCTGACTGAAAAGATCAAGACTTATAACTCGGCCCTTCCAGGGGTAGTGTCCTCATGGGCCAGCCGTGGTTACAAGGTGAAGTTTGTTGACGTATTTAGTGTCCTTTCCATCTCTGATCTTGCCGACGATGTTCACCCTAACAAGCGAGGTTACGACAAGATTTCAGACGCCTGGTACCGAAGCCTGGACACCAGTCGTTGA
- a CDS encoding GGDEF domain-containing protein, which yields MEKARHLAAIAIEHRRLTDRLHHQAQYDPLTKLPNRSLFTSRLSANLAMAETEGLPLAMLFIDLDDFKGVNDTLGHQAGDQLLTQAAQRLRDCVRVGDTLARLGGDEFTVILPFADEARALQVAQRILAAFSVPLTVAGRELFIGVSIGISAYPHGGRDPESLQRHADMAMYR from the coding sequence ATGGAGAAAGCCCGCCACCTCGCAGCCATAGCCATTGAGCATCGCCGGTTGACGGACCGGCTACACCATCAGGCCCAGTACGACCCGCTCACGAAGCTGCCCAACCGGTCGCTCTTCACCAGCCGTCTGAGCGCGAACCTGGCGATGGCCGAAACCGAAGGGCTTCCCCTGGCGATGCTGTTCATCGACCTGGACGACTTCAAGGGAGTGAATGACACCCTGGGTCATCAGGCGGGTGATCAGTTGCTTACCCAGGCTGCCCAGCGGCTGCGCGACTGCGTCCGTGTGGGGGACACGCTGGCCCGGCTGGGTGGGGATGAGTTCACGGTGATCCTTCCATTTGCAGACGAGGCGCGGGCCCTCCAGGTCGCTCAGCGGATTCTCGCGGCATTCTCCGTCCCTCTGACGGTGGCCGGGCGTGAACTGTTTATCGGTGTCTCCATTGGGATCAGCGCCTACCCACACGGTGGCCGGGATCCCGAATCGTTGCAGCGGCATGCGGATATGGCGATGTACCGT